A genomic stretch from Mycosarcoma maydis chromosome 3, whole genome shotgun sequence includes:
- a CDS encoding uncharacterized protein (related to ABC transporter), with protein MEHVAFCANDASFGPVSTCRSFDFTLHFESSILSLLPNAIFVLIALGLILWTLLSRKRYIQLSTDCRSTCFQNRDGGAILLALAHMTLMVTLAVLASRLLPGVASSSLNTLVLSSFCLETISALVILCVLFSALRSLFSAVKLRTFFFVPAARQTPFLAVLSADLGVMVLLFASTCTKPFDPRQTAEERASFISKIFFLYLLVPLWKGTRKPIELDDIEPLAATYTSHTLEAVLFQHWHASAAHLSTSDEQVSYGADLKSCDLEQVSMSGLNTVSPSSARPISFLPRDPTRFPKLYKAAARAFGTVLISPLPSKAVYTVLILLQPLLVQETIDFIASYSGDAKEPEPAAYGYGIAGAFFLVYLLFALSSGHFTFSINKSACKLRGALVYTVYRKTLLLSVDSLQDPDTPSPTVMQSVDIERIVGGLDPFHELWSGVVVIVVALYLLWQQIGLAFVSTIVTLACLFGSIPLVTKDTSARQKIWSRLTDERTSLTSAAINSIKAVKQSALEGFLISKITSIRQREIKAMIRYVHDVLYMSLLGNAAGDILLLATITTFALVSALHHHHTGTFPFTTSTVFTSITIIRIIERPLFIIGRRYTSVISAVTALNRLETFLLLPEVTRENDSTQRQPMEKEHLTASAAAIFAGASFTWKQDSGLRGSSVDATSTIQKSPLRKACAPVLRELNLVIPRGQVTTVVGEIATSKTSLLCSLLGELSLLKGEAVLPLRAAPIAYVGQNPWTQGERTIKENIVFHRYFDKERYERAVEACGLSLDIQQLPKGDGTLVKHLSGGQKQRVALCRAVYVEAPTYILDDVLSAVDASTAAGINQALFSRQSGLLRGRTVIMATNSVQQMQLADHIVQMSAGGKAEMVQGGAGAISRLADSIDTIRRRSAEERESNGADGESSTAAKIRAAAAKERKLLEVEEEQEDVMKGGINLSVFNRYFKAAGLWTSLAYPVALIVQTGLSNGQLLWLQNWAKHVSEDTLHASLGLHIGVMVLFVVTRVVTYGGSLLCYLYILCPRISLKLHHDEVTGLLRSGADFFLNLNPGRMINRFTGDIYSLDFQISAFVVNVVYFVIELGFSLVLMALPAPFLLGVIVAMAVLYFGIYKLYSPSSRMLRRQEMATKSPLHAQFRDTADLEGLLTIRALHMEDTFSKATASLLDTSQRPYYWLWAVRVWLQTWLNLLGMMLNTALVLIAVGLRYKSNAGLVAVALIQAISLTSDLNGLMSAWTELEIGIVSLERIEQVIMATPDIKDDRTNLKEMSSTVVASGVSRPAASVRFEDVTVGYHGNEGPMSLHSVSFSLRPGERLGVCGRSGSGKSTLLLSLLRILEPASGRVMIDGVDTATLTGDSVRRNISYIPQEPMVLPSLSVRENLDPECEHSDDGAYWKVLWQTSMFDTVSQLSEGLDHILDLQSLSMGQKQLLNVARALLKRRGVLVMDEATSNLDSETDAKVQAALGSASNESDASEQLSRAQSKKRIETTNGDDDALVSAPNRPTMITIAHRLSTIIDYDKILVLSEGKVLEFGSPSELLALENGEFRLMVEEQTREVD; from the exons ATGGAGCACGTCGCCTTTTGCGCCAACGATGCCAGTTTTGGCCCCGTCTCGACGTGCAGATCCTTCGATTTTACCCTTCATTTTGAAAGCAGCATCCTCTCGCTATTGCCCAATGCAATCTTTGTGCTCATCGCTCTTGGCCTCATCCTCTGGACTCTGCTCTCTCGAAAACGTTACATTCAGTTATCTACTGACTGCCGATCGACATGCTTTCAGAACCGCGATGGAGGCGCCATCCTTTTGGCACTGGCTCACATGACTTTGATGGTGACGCTTGCAGTCTTGGCCTCGCGACTCCTCCCAGGTgtggccagctcgagtcTGAACACGCTGGTGCTATCTTCGTTTTGTCTCGAAACCATCTCGGCCCTCGTCATTCTATGCGTCCTG TTCTCTGCTCTTCGTTCTCTCTTCAGCGCTGTCAAGCTTCGAACTTTCTTCTTTGTGCCAGCGGCGCGCCAGACACCCTTCCTGGCAGTACTTTCCGCCGACTTGGGCGTCATGGTTCTCCTCTTTGCCTCGACTTGTACCAAGCCTTTTGACCCGCGGCAGACAGCCGAGGAGCGCGCAAGCTTCATATCAAAGATCTTCTTCCTATACCTCCTGGTCCCGCTATGGAAAGGTACGAGAAAGCCAATTGAGCTCGATGATATCGAACCGCTTGCTGCAACATATACTTCACATACTCTAGAAGCTGTTCTGTTTCAGCATTGGCACGCAAGCGCCGCCCATCTTAGCACGTCAGATGAGCAAGTCTCGTACGGTGCCGATCTCAAGTCTTGTGATTTGGAGCAAGTCTCCATGTCTGGTCTTAACACCGtatcgccatcatcggcgAGGCCAATATCATTTCTTCCAAGGGATCCCACAAGATTCCCGAAGCTTTACAAAGCCGCCGCGCGGGCATTTGGCACTGTCCTTATATCTCCTTTGCCTTCCAAAGCTGTATACACGGTCTTGATTCTCCTCCAACCTCTGCTAGTTCAAGAGACTATCGACTTTATTGCCTCTTACTCGGGCGATGCCAAAGAACCCGAGCCAGCCGCCTATGGCTACGGTATCGCAGGCGCTTTCTTTCTCGTCTATCTCCTCTTTGCACTTTCTTCGGGTCACTTTACCTTTTCCATCAACAAGTCAGCTTGCAAGCTGCGGGGCGCGCTCGTATACACGGTGTATCGAAAAACGCTGCTACTTTCTGTAGATTCGCTCCAAGATCCAGACACTCCCTCACCCACGGTCATGCAGTCGGTCGACATTGAGCGCATCGTTGGTGGCCTCGATCCATTTCATGAACTCTGGAGTGGGgttgtcgtcatcgttgTCGCCCTGTATCTTTTGTGGCAGCAAATCGGCCTCGCTTTTGTCTCCACGATCGTGACATTGGCCTGCCTCTTCGGCTCCATACCTCTCGTGACAAAAGATACCTCTGCTCGTCAAAAGATTTGGAGTCGGCTAACCGACGAGCGTACAAGTCTCACCTCAGCCGcgatcaactcgatcaAGGCGGTCAAACAATCCGCATTGGAAGGCTTTCTGATCAGCAAGATCACCTCGATTCGTCAGCGTGAGATCAAAGCGATGATCCGCTATGTGCACGATGTCTTATATATGAGCCTCCTTGGGAACGCTGCTGGAGACattctgctgctcgctaCCATTACGACCTTTGCACTTGTCTCTGCtcttcaccatcaccacacCGGTACTTTTCCTTTCACGACATCAACTGTTTTCACGAGTATCACCATCATCCGCATCATCGAGCGGCCTCTCTTCATCATCGGCCGTCGGTACACGAGCGTCATATCGGCTGTAACTGCGCTTaatcgactcgagactTTCCTGCTGCTCCCCGAAGTCACGCGTGAAAATGACTCAACTCAGCGTCAGCCGATGGAAAAGGAGCATCTTACtgcttcagcagctgcgatcTTTGCCGGCGCGTCCTTCACCTGGAAGCAGGACTCTGGACTGCGGGGATccagcgtcgatgccacGAGCACGATACAAAAGAGCCCACTTAGAAAGGCATGCGCACCGGTGCTACGGGAATTGAATCTTGTCATCCCTCGTGGCCAGGTGACAACGGTGGTAGGCGAAATTGCCACCTCTAAAACGTCGCTGCTATGCTCATTACTCGGAGAGTTGTCCTTACTGAAAGGCGAGGCAGTTCTGCCGCTTCGTGCAGCTCCCATCGCATACGTCGGACAGAATCCATGGACACAAGGCGAAAGAACGATCAAAGAGAACATTGTCTTTCACAGATACTTTGACAAAGAACGCTACGAGCGTGCAGTGGAGGCTTGTGGACTGTCCCTCGATATACAGCAGCTGCCTAAGGGCGATGGAACCCTCGTCAAACACCTCAGTGGTGGTCAGAAGCAGAGGGTCGCTCTGTGCCGTGCGGTGTACGTAGAAGCTCCGACATATATCCTCGACGATGTCTTGAGTGCAGTCGACGCCTCGACAGCTGCGGGAATCAACCAGGCACTCTTCTCACGTCAATCTGGTCTGCTGCGGGGAAGAACTGTAATTATGGCTACCAACTCGGTGCAGCAAATGCAGCTTGCCGACCACATTGTGCAGATGAGTGCTGGCGGCAAAGCCGAAATGGTCCAAGGCGGAGCGGGCGCCATCTCAAGGCTAGCCGACAGCATTGATACGATCCGACGCCGTTCGGCcgaggagcgagagagCAACGGTGCGGACGGCGAGTCGTCTACAGCCGCCAAGATACGTGCTGCAGCCGCCAAGGAGCGCAAGCTTCTGGAAgttgaggaagagcaagaagatgTCATGAAGGGTGGCATCAACCTTTCCGTGTTCAACCGTTACTTCAAAGCGGCTGGACTGTGGACGTCGCTCGCATATCCGGTCGCTCTCATCGTTCAGACCGGATTGTCCAACGGACAACTTCTGTGGCTGCAGAACTGGGCCAAGCATGTCTCTGAAGACACTTTACATGCATCGTTGGGTCTTCACATTGGTGTGATGGTCCTCTTTGTTGTGACAAGGGTGGTCACATATGGTGGTTCACTTTTGTGTTACCTGTACATATTGTGTCCCAGGATTTCGCTCAAGTTGCACCACGACGAAGTGACGGGCTTGTTGCGCTCTGGAGCCGACTTCTTCCTCAACCTCAACCCAGGCCGAATGATCAACCGGTTCACAGGCGACATCTATTCGCTTGACTTCCAGATCAGCGCGTTTGTCGTCAACGTCGTTTACTTTGTTatcgagctcggcttctcTTTGGTGTTGATGGCGTTACCGGCTCCGTTTTTGCTCGGCGTGATCGTCGCCATGGCTGTCCTGTACTTTGGCATCTATAAGCTGTACAGCCCTTCCTCGCGGATGCTGCGAAGACAAGAGATGGCCACTAAGTCGCCGCTTCATGCCCAGTTCAGGGACACGGCGGATCTTGAGGGACTgctcacgattcgtgcatTGCACATGGAAGACACCTTTTCGAAGGCTACCGCTTCGTTGCTGGACACTTCGCAGAGACCGTACTACTGGCTCTGGGCGGTCCGAGTTTGGCTGCAGACGTGGCTCAACCTGTTGGGCATGATGTTGAACACGGCTCTCGTGCTGATTGCGGTGGGTCTGAGGTATAAGTCGAATGCCGGATTAGTTGCTGTTGCCTTGATTCAGGCCATCTCACTAACCTCGGATCTAAACGGACTCATGTCTGCGTGGACGGAGCTGGAGATCGGCATTGTCTCTCTCGAGAGGATCGAGCAAGTGATCATGGCTACTCCGGATATCAAGGACGATCGAACAAATCTCAAAGAGATGTCGAGCACTGTCGTGGCCAGTGGTGTCTCTCGGCCGGCCGCCAGTGTCCGCTTTGAGGATGTGACTGTTGGATACCATGGTAATGAAGGACCCATGTCATTGCATAGCGTCAGCTTCTCACTTCGACCAGGCGAGCGTCTGGGAGTGTGTGGTCGCTCAGGATCGGGTAAGTCTACGTTGCTGTTATCACTGCTTCGTATCCTGGAACCGGCTTCTGGTCGCGTCATGATCGACGGGGTGGACACGGCGACGCTGACTGGGGACTCGGTCCGACGAAACATCTCGTATATACCACAGGAGCCAATGGTGCTTCCCTCGCTGTCGGTACGCGAAAATCTGGACCCAGAATGCGAGCACTCGGACGATGGGGCTTATTGGAAGGTACTTTGGCAGACTTCGATGTTCGACACTGTCTCGCAGCTTAGCGAAGGGCTTGACCACATCCTTGACTTGCAGAGTCTAAGCATGGGCCAGAAGCAGCTATTGAACGTCGCTCGTGCGCTCCTTAAGCGACGGGGAGTGCTTGTCATGGATGAGGCTACATCGAACCTTGATTCGGAGACCGATGCCAAGGTTCAAGCAGCTCTTGGCTCTGCCTCGAACGAATCTGACGCATCGGAACAGCTTTCACGCGCTCAGTcaaagaagcgcatcgagaCAACGAatggcgacgacgatgcctTGGTCTCGGCACCTAACAGGCCAACGATGATCACAATCGCTCACAGGCTCTCAACCATCATAGACTATGACAAGATCCTTGTACTTTCCGAGGGAAAGGTGCTTGAGTTCGGAAGCCCATCGGAGCTGCTGGCACTGGAGAATGGAGAGTTCAGATTGATGGTCGAGGAGCAAACCCGAGAGGTAGACTAG
- a CDS encoding uncharacterized protein (related to Estradiol 17 beta-dehydrogenase 4) encodes MSNSNNGVDFNKTVGHDAGTQPVAWNRRDLLTYAVSIGVGPKDLDYTYEREAGFRAFPTYPVVLGLKGTSQDTTVFSEMVSSRSAVPGFPSLDLNTIVHGEQSIEIHAPIPVISGEGWKLEKRICAVHDRPNGLIMETEVRLISPVGRNHATMIGSSFYRGGSQGTGFSKSLVKKVPTPKVPNRDPDFVLSEKTSLQQAMLYRLSGDYNPIHIDGGLGEKVGLGGTILHGLCSFGFAARAVLKAVDQNDGVPANTTGAKTRFELQAFGVRFTSPVRPGDELETKVWLLGQDSQGRKEIAFEQFVKNTGKKSLGAGFARVAQVANDDVARFAKL; translated from the coding sequence atgagcaacagcaacaacggAGTCGATTTCAACAAAACCGTCGGACATGACGCCGGCACGCAACCGGTAGCGTGGAACCGTCGTGACCTGTTGACCTATGCCGTCAGTATCGGTGTGGGACCCAAGGACCTCGATTACACCTACGAGCGCGAAGCGGGTTTTCGTGCTTTCCCCACGTATCCCGTCGTACTTGGTTTGAAGGGTACTTCTCAGGACACCACTGTGTTTTCGGAGATGGTCTCTTCGCGATCTGCGGTGCCTGGCTTCCCCTCGCTCGACCTCAACACCATCGTCCACGGCGAGCAGAGCATCGAGATCCATGCACCCATCCCTGTCATTTCAGGCGAAGGCTggaagctcgagaagcgaATCTGTGCGGTGCATGATCGACCCAACGGCTTGATCATGGAGACCGAGGTGCGTCTCATTAGTCCTGTAGGACGAAACCACGCTACCATGATCGGTAGCAGCTTCTACCGAGGCGGTTCGCAGGGTACTGGCTTTTCCAAGTCCTTGGTGAAGAAAGTTCCCACTCCCAAAGTCCCCAATCGCGACCCTGATTTTGTGCTCTCGGAAAAAACATCGCTTCAGCAAGCCATGCTGTACCGGCTATCGGGAGACTATAACCCAATTCACATTGATGGCGGTCTCGGCGAAAAAGTGGGTCTGGGTGGAACCATTCTTCACGGTCTCTGTTCTTTCGGCTTCGCTGCGCGTGCAGTTCTCAAGGCAGTCGACCAGAACGATGGTGTACCTGCAAACACAACGGGCGCAAAGACCAGGttcgagctgcaagcgtTTGGCGTGCGATTCACTTCGCCTGTCCGACCgggcgacgagctggaaacCAAAGTCTGGCTGCTCGGCCAAGACAGCCAAGGTAGGAAGGAGATCGCTTTCGAGCAGTTCGTAAAGAACACGGGCAAAAAGAGTCTCGGTGCAGGCTTCGCTAGGGTCGCCCAGGTTGCCAACGATGACGTGGCTCGCTTTGCCAAGCTCTAA
- a CDS encoding uncharacterized protein (related to RVS167 - BAR adaptor protein), with the protein MKGIAKAMKRTPHLMTSRIGKAAKTTDPAFDSLNQRFTNLEKLSDKLLKDASTFRDTVKNMLLSGANFGRHFDTLFQPIGSEYDLERKHPNAQTTMINLSHYGQLMEELKESLTPEIELIESRVVSPTKDFQTIIKAIRKNITKRDHKLIDFDRHNNTYSKLRDKQEKSLKEEQSLFKAEQEFETAAADYEYYNSALKEELPRFFELASAFMTPLFHSFYYMQLNVFYLTMERLQSFAEGKFDLSNNSIAVVEDAYMAQLTDAAERLDALSIRRGAMPSAKILAQNRPSSGGLSPSGSRISGGLAAGAPSRSGSILGTSGASGLHTAPPAYSPTSAAGASTSLAGKRAPPPPPTKPKPGAPLAKSYVVALYDYTATADGDLTFKAGDRIEVTERSASTDDWWTGIINGQKGVFPGNYVRDE; encoded by the coding sequence ATGAAGGGCATTGCCAAGGCAATGAAGCGGACGCCGCATCTCATGACGTCTCGCATTGGCAAGGCGGCCAAAACCACCGATCCAGCcttcgactcgctcaaTCAACGTTTCACCAACCTCGAGAAGCTCTCGGATAAACTTCTCAAGGACGCCTCTACGTTTCGTGATACTGTCAAGAACATGCTCCTATCTGGCGCTAATTTTGGTCGTCACTTTGACACGCTCTTCCAACCGATCGGCTCGGAATACGATCTAGAACGTAAACATCCAAATGCGCAAACGACCATGATCAACCTGTCACACTACGGTCAACTGATGGAAGAGCTCAAAGAATCTCTCACTCCCGAAAtcgagttgatcgagaGTCGAGTCGTTTCACCCACAAAGGATTTCCAGACGATCATCAAGGCGATCCGTAAAAACATCACCAAACGCGACCATAAACTCATCGATTTCGACCGTCACAACAATACCTACTCCAAGCTGCGCGACAAGCAGGAAAAATCGTTGAAAGAAGAACAGAGCTTGTTCAAGGCCGAGCAGGAATTTgagactgctgctgccgattACGAGTATTACAACAGTGCGCTCAAGGAGGAGTTGCCAAGATTCTTTGAACTGGCGAGTGCTTTTATGACGCCTCTCTTCCACAGCTTCTACTACATGCAGCTGAACGTGTTCTACTTGACGATGGAGAGGCTGCAGAGTTTTGCGGAGGGGAAATTCGATTTGAGCAACAACTCGATCGCTGTTGTTGAGGATGCTTACATGGCGCAATTgactgacgctgctgagcgaCTAGATGCTCTGAGCATCCGAAGGGGCGCCATGCCGAGCGCAAAGATTCTAGCACAGAACAGACCGTCTTCAGGAGGGCTCAGTCCTTCGGGATCGCGCATCAGTGGTGGGTTAGCTGCAGGTGCACCGAGTCGATCAGGTTCAATTCTCGGCACGTCCGGCGCTTCAGGACTGCACACTGCTCCGCCAGCATATTCCCCCACCTCGGCAGCTGGCGCAAGTACCAGTCTAGCTGGCAAACGtgctccaccacctcccCCAACCAAGCCAAAACCCGGCGCACCACTCGCGAAGAGCTACGTTGTCGCTCTATATGACTACACTGCTACAGCAGACGGCGATCTCACATTCAAGGCGGGCGATAGAATCGAAGTGACGGAGAGAAGTGCTTCTACGGACGATTGGTGGACAGGTATCATCAACGGTCAAAAGGGTGTCTTCCCTGGAAACTACGTCAGGGACGAGTAG
- a CDS encoding uncharacterized protein (related to NNT1 - putative nicotinamide N-methyltransferase), which yields MARRDLCNDASSVASSSTSFSDADEATERPHSPTSLFEDSLFTLFSHNQPAHGDPGDTCKYSHRNLPPRYVSSSGRTTTLRYKIAHNSGTNTKLFAHYQWDAGLYLADLIAEHSSGCLAPEVARAKQAEGNFVDVRSKTVVELGAGTGLPGLVACVMGAKKTVITDYPDPDVIHNLECNLDLALVRSSRGKKRELHPYYVEARERVQVLGMGWGNENEELHVLHASSSASSLSLAQGYDLILAADVLWVSSSHPLLIHSIRRLLKRDRDARCVLVAGFHTGRPAVRRFFVQLAQAANEMDKSLDEERKASIIPDWQEKHFGGIWERNIDGSQRAWSSASVPCKTDYKSEIFTDNAEEQSAEEEMGDISDRGSWVVVASLRWADLD from the coding sequence atggctcgtcgagatcttTGCAATGACGCTAGCTCGGTAGCATCGTCAAGCACATCGTTCTCGGACGCTGACGAGGCAACCGAACGACCACATTCGCCGACATCCTTGTTCGAGGACTCGCTCTTCACCCTGTTTTCTCACAACCAACCCGCTCATGGCGACCCTGGAGACACCTGCAAGTACTCGCACCGTAACCTTCCACCGCGCTACGTATCGTCGTCAGGTCGCACGACCACGCTGAGATACAAGATCGCACACAACAGCGGCACAAATACTAAGCTGTTTGCACATTATCAGTGGGATGCGGGATTGTACCTTGCGGATCTCATTGCGGAGCACAGCTCAGGCTGCTTGGCCCCGGAGGTAGCGCGGGCCAAACAGGCGGAGGGAAATTTTGTCGATGTACGTTCTAAGACAGTAGTGGAGCTAGGGGCGGGGACGGGTTTGCCGGGCTTGGTTGCCTGCGTGATGGGTGCCAAAAAAACAGTCATCACCGACTATCCAGATCCCgatgtgattcacaatctCGAATGCAACTTGGATCTGGCTCTCGTGCGATCGAGTAGAGGAAAGAAACGGGAACTGCATCCATACTATGTCGAAGCACGTGAACGAGTACAAGTTCTGGGTATGGGATGGGGGAACGAGAACGAAGAGTTGCACGTCTTACACGCCTCGTCTTCTGCGTCCAGTCTGAGTTTGGCTCAAGGCTACGATCTAATTTTAGCCGCCGACGTTCTTTGGGTGTCATCGTCACACCCTCTGTTGATCCACTCTATACGAAGACTTCTCAAacgcgatcgagatgccAGATGCGTGCTCGTCGCCGGATTCCACACGGGTCGACCTGCAGTCCGGCGCTTCTTCGTACAGCTTGCTCAGGCTGCCAACGAAATGGACAAGTCGTTGGACGAAGAGAGGAAGGCATCCATCATTCCAGATTGGCAAGAGAAACATTTTGGTGGTATATGGGAGCGCAACATTGACGGCTCGCAACGTGCTTGGTCCAGTGCATCAGTGCCGTGCAAAACTGATTACAAATCGGAAATCTTTACCGACAACGCTGAGGAACAGTcggcggaagaggagatgGGAGATATCAGCGATCGCGGCAGTTGGGTCGTTGTTGCGTCGCTTCGTTGGGCAGATCTCGACTGA
- a CDS encoding putative glycerol 2-dehydrogenase (NADP(+)): MAANIPSFTLNTGAKLPSVGMGCWQGQPGPGRDNELVDALVRAIKVGYRHLDTATGYRNEAEVGQAVRQSGVARSEIFVTTKLRPGGVHDVVQELENSLNELGIDYIDLWLLHWPQGFTKDDGGFGTGESFGLEHQKHLGPTFNETWAKMEDVFLNSHKGKVKAIGVSNFSIKNLEILAKTSKVTPAVNQIEAHPYLPEHELVKYCKHKSIHVTAYSPLGQYNASIHEDKDLNEIAKKHDVTAATVALSWAVQRGTSVAPKSTNEKRMKQNITLIKLTDEEMKQVDVISQDPTRSTRLNYFVVNKETGTVLGWTMDEMGWEVGFLEEPGKSTKRIAERK; the protein is encoded by the coding sequence ATGGCAGCAAACATTCCGAGTTTCACCCTTAACACCGGCGCTAAGCTCCCCTCTGTGGGCATGGGTTGTTGGCAAGGTCAGCCAGGTCCGGGCCGCGACAACGAGCTTGTGGATGCTCTGGTCAGGGCTATCAAAGTTGGTTATCGTCACCTCGACACGGCCACCGGATACCGAAATGAGGCCGAGGTGGGTCAGGCAGTTCGTCAATCTGGCGTTGCTCGCTCGGAAATCTTTGTCACCACCAAACTTCGACCCGGTGGAGTCCACGATGTCGTCCAAGAGTTGGAAAATTcgctcaacgagctggGAATCGACTACATTGatctttggctgctgcactGGCCTCAAGGATTCACCAAGGACGACGGAGGATTTGGAACCGGAGAGTCATTCGGCCTAGAGCATCAGAAGCATCTTGGCCCTACATTTAACGAAACGTGGGCAAAAATGGAGGATGTCTTCCTCAACTCGCACAAGGGTAAAGTTAAAGCCATCGGTGTAAGCAACTTCAGCATCAAAAATCTCGAGATTCttgccaagacgagcaaagTGACGCCAGCAGTCAACCAGATTGAAGCACACCCGTACCTGCCCGAGCACGAACTCGTCAAATACTGCAAGCACAAGAGCATCCACGTTACCGCGTACAGCCCGCTTGGACAGTATAATGCTTCGATTCACGAAGATAAGGATCTCAACGAAATCGCCAAGAAACACGATGTAACTGCTGCTACTGTGGCTCTCAGTTGGGCCGTCCAACGTGGAACGTCGGTGGCTCCTAAGTCAACTAACGAAAAGCGCATGAAGCAGAATATCACCCTTATCAAGCTCACTGATGAAGAGATGAAGCAAGTCGATGTTATCTCACAGGATCCTacgcgctcgacgaggctcAACTACTTTGTCGTCAACAAGGAGACTGGGACAGTGTTGGGTTGGACCATGGATGAGATGGGTTGGGAGGTGGGCTTCCTTGAGGAACCTGGAAAGTCGACCAAGAGGATTGCCGAGCGCAAGTAA
- a CDS encoding uncharacterized protein (related to Glucose-6-phosphate 1-epimerase): MPVTLINNNKAVKLELPKSQASAEVLFFGATVTSWKVAGGSERLFLSSKAALDGSAAVRGGIPLVFPVFGSPKDHDDVPELITKLNKHGFARDHDWALSTHVASVDQEDKASVTLELRTNDKPDIKAVWPFETVLQYTVTLLPHQLKCELKVNYVDGEGDMPFHALLHNYFLVPDSTKASVQGLNGMFYIDKVLGGEEVQLNTDNFTLDAQPIDRVHVGKHKTIPAGEKPRDVKLVYNASLLQDPLGRMGKGVEVTRSKQLKDTVVWNCADEGNKLIKDLEDGDWKKYVCVEPGSVHGFETLPKGSKWIAEQTLTAW; the protein is encoded by the coding sequence ATGCCGGTCACGCTGATCAACAATAACAAGGCCgtgaagctcgagcttccCAAATCTCAGGCTTCTGCTGAGGTGCTTTTCTTCGGCGCTACGGTCACCTCGTGGAAGGTAGCAGGTGGCAGCGAGCgcctctttctctcttccAAAGCAGCCCTCGATGGAAGCGCTGCTGTTCGAGGCGGCATCCCTCTTGTTTTTCCCGTATTTGGATCGCCCAAGGATCATGATGATGTGCCTGAGCTCATCACAAAGCTTAACAAGCACGGATTTGCGCGCGATCACGACTGGGCCCTCTCTACGCACGTCGCAAGCGTCGACCAGGAGGACAAGGCGAGTGTGACGTTGGAACTGCGCACCAATGACAAGCCCGACATCAAGGCCGTGTGGCCTTTTGAAACGGTACTTCAGTACACTGTGACATTGCTCCCACACCAGCTCAAGTGCGAGCTCAAGGTCAACTATGTCGACGGCGAAGGAGACATGCCCTTCCACGCACTTCTTCACAACTACTTCCTCGTGCCCGACTCCACCAAAGCTTCCGTTCAGGGTCTCAACGGCATGTTCTACATTGACAAGGTACTCGGCGGAGAAGAGGTCCAGCTCAACACGGACAACTTTACGCTTGACGCACAGCCAATCGATCGCGTCCACGTTGGCAAACACAAGACCATCCCGGCTGGCGAAAAGCCACGAGATGTCAAGTTGGTGTACAACGCCAGTTTGCTCCAAGATCCACTGGGAAGGATGGGTAAAGGTGTCGAAGTGACCAGatccaagcagctcaaggatACCGTGGTGTGGAACTGCGCAGACGAAGGCAACAAGTTGATCAAAGATCTGGAGGATGGCGATTGGAAAAAGTATGTTTGCGTCGAGCCTGGCTCGGTTCATGGCTTCGAGACACTGCCCAAGGGTAGCAAATGGATTGCTGAGCAAACGTTGACTGCCTGGTAA